Proteins encoded in a region of the Orcinus orca chromosome 8, mOrcOrc1.1, whole genome shotgun sequence genome:
- the HEPACAM gene encoding hepatocyte cell adhesion molecule isoform X3: MKREREALSRAFNALRLTPFLYLLLIQTGRRPEEPLEAVNITSPVRLIHGTVGKAALLSVQYSSTSSDKPVVKWQLKRDKPVTVVQSIGTEVIGTLRPDYRDRIRLFENGSLLLSDLQLADEGTYEVEISITDDTFTGEKTINLTVDVPISRPQVLVASTTVLELSEAFTLNCSHENGTKPSYTWLKDGKPLLNDSRMLLSPDQKVLTITRVLMEDDDLYSCVVENPISQGRSLPVKITVYRRSSLYIILSTGGIFLLVTLVTVCACWKPSRKSGKKRKLEKQNSLEYMDQNDDRLKAEGELPATHSPVPSSLRSVSCWEKAEMGDKEASSAGPLPAPTARRLQSRERSGQADTLPRSGEQERKNPMALYILKDKDSPEPEENPAPEPRSATEPGPPGYSVSPAVPGRSPGLPSRSARRYPRSPARSPATGRTHTSPPRAPSSPGRSRSASRTLRTAGGVHLIREQDEAGPVEISA; the protein is encoded by the exons atgaagagagaaagggaagccCTGTCCAGAGCCTTCAATGCCCTGCGCCTCACTCCTTTTCTCTACCTGCTTCTGATCCAGACAGGTAGGAGACCAGAGG AGCCCCTGGAGGCGGTGAACATCACCAGCCCGGTGCGCCTGATCCATGGCACAGTGGGGAAGGCGGCCCTGCTTTCTGTGCAGTACAGCAGCACCAGCAGTGACAAACCCGTTGTCAAGTGGCAGCTGAAGCGGGACAAGCCAGTGACCGTGGTTCAGTCCATCGGCACAGAGGTCATCGGTACCCTGCGGCCCGACTACCGAGACCGCATCCGCCTCTTTGAAAACGGCTCCCTGCTTCTCAGCGACCTGCAGCTGGCTGACGAGGGCACCTATGAGGTTGAGATCTCTATCACCGATGACACCTTCACTGGAGAGAAGACCATCAACCTCACTGTAGATG TGCCCATTTCGAGGCCCCAGGTGTTAGTGGCTTCGACCACGGTGCTGGAGCTCAGCGAGGCCTTTACCCTGAACTGCTCGCACGAGAACGGCACCAAGCCCAGCTACACATGGCTGAAGGACGGCAAGCCCCTCCTCAACGACTCGCGGATGCTCCTGTCCCCCGACCAAAAGGTGCTCACCATCACCCGCGTGCTCATGGAGGACGACGACCTGTACAGCTGTGTGGTGGAGAACCCCATCAGCCAGGGCCGCAGCCTGCCCGTCAAGATCACCGTATACA GAAGAAGCTCCCTCTACATAATCTTGTCCACAGGAGGCATCTTCCTCCTTGTGACCTTGGTGACAGTCTGTGCCTGCTGGAAACCGTCCAGAAAGTCTGG gaagaagaggaagctgGAGAAGCAAAACTCCCTGGAATATATGGATCAGAATGATGACCGCCTGAAAGCAGAAGGTGAGCTCCCAGCCACGCACTCACCCGTCCCATCTTCACTCAGATCAGTAAGCTGCTGGGAAAAGGCCGAAATGGGCGACAAGGAAGCCAGCTCTGCAGGGCCCCTTCCTGCACCAACTGCACGAAGActgcagagcagggagaggagcgGCCAAG CAGACACCCTCCCACGGAGTGGAGAGCAGGAGCGGAAGAACCCCATGGCACTCTACATCCTGAAGGACAAG GACTCCCCGGAGCCCGAGGAGAACCCCGCCCCGGAGCCTCGGAGCGCGACTGAGCCCGGCCCGCCCGGCTACTCCGTGTCGCCTGCCGTGCCGGGCCGCTCGCCGGGGCTGCCCAGCCGCTCTGCCCGCCGCTATCCGCGCTCTCCAGCGCGCTCCCCTGCCACGGGCCGGACGCACACGTCGCCGCCCCGGGCCCCGAGCTCGCCCGGCCGCTCGCGCAGCGCCTCGCGCACACTGCGGACTGCGGGCGGCGTGCACCTGATCCGCGAGCAAGACGAGGCCGGCCCGGTGGAGATCAGCGCCTGA
- the HEPACAM gene encoding hepatocyte cell adhesion molecule isoform X7 — translation MKREREALSRAFNALRLTPFLYLLLIQTGRRPEEPLEAVNITSPVRLIHGTVGKAALLSVQYSSTSSDKPVVKWQLKRDKPVTVVQSIGTEVIGTLRPDYRDRIRLFENGSLLLSDLQLADEGTYEVEISITDDTFTGEKTINLTVDVPISRPQVLVASTTVLELSEAFTLNCSHENGTKPSYTWLKDGKPLLNDSRMLLSPDQKVLTITRVLMEDDDLYSCVVENPISQGRSLPVKITVYRRSSLYIILSTGGIFLLVTLVTVCACWKPSRKSGSVSCWEKAEMGDKEASSAGPLPAPTARRLQSRERSGQADTLPRSGEQERKNPMALYILKDKDSPEPEENPAPEPRSATEPGPPGYSVSPAVPGRSPGLPSRSARRYPRSPARSPATGRTHTSPPRAPSSPGRSRSASRTLRTAGGVHLIREQDEAGPVEISA, via the exons atgaagagagaaagggaagccCTGTCCAGAGCCTTCAATGCCCTGCGCCTCACTCCTTTTCTCTACCTGCTTCTGATCCAGACAGGTAGGAGACCAGAGG AGCCCCTGGAGGCGGTGAACATCACCAGCCCGGTGCGCCTGATCCATGGCACAGTGGGGAAGGCGGCCCTGCTTTCTGTGCAGTACAGCAGCACCAGCAGTGACAAACCCGTTGTCAAGTGGCAGCTGAAGCGGGACAAGCCAGTGACCGTGGTTCAGTCCATCGGCACAGAGGTCATCGGTACCCTGCGGCCCGACTACCGAGACCGCATCCGCCTCTTTGAAAACGGCTCCCTGCTTCTCAGCGACCTGCAGCTGGCTGACGAGGGCACCTATGAGGTTGAGATCTCTATCACCGATGACACCTTCACTGGAGAGAAGACCATCAACCTCACTGTAGATG TGCCCATTTCGAGGCCCCAGGTGTTAGTGGCTTCGACCACGGTGCTGGAGCTCAGCGAGGCCTTTACCCTGAACTGCTCGCACGAGAACGGCACCAAGCCCAGCTACACATGGCTGAAGGACGGCAAGCCCCTCCTCAACGACTCGCGGATGCTCCTGTCCCCCGACCAAAAGGTGCTCACCATCACCCGCGTGCTCATGGAGGACGACGACCTGTACAGCTGTGTGGTGGAGAACCCCATCAGCCAGGGCCGCAGCCTGCCCGTCAAGATCACCGTATACA GAAGAAGCTCCCTCTACATAATCTTGTCCACAGGAGGCATCTTCCTCCTTGTGACCTTGGTGACAGTCTGTGCCTGCTGGAAACCGTCCAGAAAGTCTGG ATCAGTAAGCTGCTGGGAAAAGGCCGAAATGGGCGACAAGGAAGCCAGCTCTGCAGGGCCCCTTCCTGCACCAACTGCACGAAGActgcagagcagggagaggagcgGCCAAG CAGACACCCTCCCACGGAGTGGAGAGCAGGAGCGGAAGAACCCCATGGCACTCTACATCCTGAAGGACAAG GACTCCCCGGAGCCCGAGGAGAACCCCGCCCCGGAGCCTCGGAGCGCGACTGAGCCCGGCCCGCCCGGCTACTCCGTGTCGCCTGCCGTGCCGGGCCGCTCGCCGGGGCTGCCCAGCCGCTCTGCCCGCCGCTATCCGCGCTCTCCAGCGCGCTCCCCTGCCACGGGCCGGACGCACACGTCGCCGCCCCGGGCCCCGAGCTCGCCCGGCCGCTCGCGCAGCGCCTCGCGCACACTGCGGACTGCGGGCGGCGTGCACCTGATCCGCGAGCAAGACGAGGCCGGCCCGGTGGAGATCAGCGCCTGA
- the HEPACAM gene encoding hepatocyte cell adhesion molecule isoform X2, with protein MKREREALSRAFNALRLTPFLYLLLIQTGRRPEEPLEAVNITSPVRLIHGTVGKAALLSVQYSSTSSDKPVVKWQLKRDKPVTVVQSIGTEVIGTLRPDYRDRIRLFENGSLLLSDLQLADEGTYEVEISITDDTFTGEKTINLTVDVPISRPQVLVASTTVLELSEAFTLNCSHENGTKPSYTWLKDGKPLLNDSRMLLSPDQKVLTITRVLMEDDDLYSCVVENPISQGRSLPVKITVYRRSSLYIILSTGGIFLLVTLVTVCACWKPSRKSGKKRKLEKQNSLEYMDQNDDRLKAEGELPATHSPVPSSLRSVSCWEKAEMGDKEASSAGPLPAPTARRLQSRERSGQGRTSDTLPRSGEQERKNPMALYILKDKDSPEPEENPAPEPRSATEPGPPGYSVSPAVPGRSPGLPSRSARRYPRSPARSPATGRTHTSPPRAPSSPGRSRSASRTLRTAGGVHLIREQDEAGPVEISA; from the exons atgaagagagaaagggaagccCTGTCCAGAGCCTTCAATGCCCTGCGCCTCACTCCTTTTCTCTACCTGCTTCTGATCCAGACAGGTAGGAGACCAGAGG AGCCCCTGGAGGCGGTGAACATCACCAGCCCGGTGCGCCTGATCCATGGCACAGTGGGGAAGGCGGCCCTGCTTTCTGTGCAGTACAGCAGCACCAGCAGTGACAAACCCGTTGTCAAGTGGCAGCTGAAGCGGGACAAGCCAGTGACCGTGGTTCAGTCCATCGGCACAGAGGTCATCGGTACCCTGCGGCCCGACTACCGAGACCGCATCCGCCTCTTTGAAAACGGCTCCCTGCTTCTCAGCGACCTGCAGCTGGCTGACGAGGGCACCTATGAGGTTGAGATCTCTATCACCGATGACACCTTCACTGGAGAGAAGACCATCAACCTCACTGTAGATG TGCCCATTTCGAGGCCCCAGGTGTTAGTGGCTTCGACCACGGTGCTGGAGCTCAGCGAGGCCTTTACCCTGAACTGCTCGCACGAGAACGGCACCAAGCCCAGCTACACATGGCTGAAGGACGGCAAGCCCCTCCTCAACGACTCGCGGATGCTCCTGTCCCCCGACCAAAAGGTGCTCACCATCACCCGCGTGCTCATGGAGGACGACGACCTGTACAGCTGTGTGGTGGAGAACCCCATCAGCCAGGGCCGCAGCCTGCCCGTCAAGATCACCGTATACA GAAGAAGCTCCCTCTACATAATCTTGTCCACAGGAGGCATCTTCCTCCTTGTGACCTTGGTGACAGTCTGTGCCTGCTGGAAACCGTCCAGAAAGTCTGG gaagaagaggaagctgGAGAAGCAAAACTCCCTGGAATATATGGATCAGAATGATGACCGCCTGAAAGCAGAAGGTGAGCTCCCAGCCACGCACTCACCCGTCCCATCTTCACTCAGATCAGTAAGCTGCTGGGAAAAGGCCGAAATGGGCGACAAGGAAGCCAGCTCTGCAGGGCCCCTTCCTGCACCAACTGCACGAAGActgcagagcagggagaggagcgGCCAAGGTAGGACCTCAG ACACCCTCCCACGGAGTGGAGAGCAGGAGCGGAAGAACCCCATGGCACTCTACATCCTGAAGGACAAG GACTCCCCGGAGCCCGAGGAGAACCCCGCCCCGGAGCCTCGGAGCGCGACTGAGCCCGGCCCGCCCGGCTACTCCGTGTCGCCTGCCGTGCCGGGCCGCTCGCCGGGGCTGCCCAGCCGCTCTGCCCGCCGCTATCCGCGCTCTCCAGCGCGCTCCCCTGCCACGGGCCGGACGCACACGTCGCCGCCCCGGGCCCCGAGCTCGCCCGGCCGCTCGCGCAGCGCCTCGCGCACACTGCGGACTGCGGGCGGCGTGCACCTGATCCGCGAGCAAGACGAGGCCGGCCCGGTGGAGATCAGCGCCTGA
- the HEPACAM gene encoding hepatocyte cell adhesion molecule isoform X6 codes for MKREREALSRAFNALRLTPFLYLLLIQTGRRPEEPLEAVNITSPVRLIHGTVGKAALLSVQYSSTSSDKPVVKWQLKRDKPVTVVQSIGTEVIGTLRPDYRDRIRLFENGSLLLSDLQLADEGTYEVEISITDDTFTGEKTINLTVDVPISRPQVLVASTTVLELSEAFTLNCSHENGTKPSYTWLKDGKPLLNDSRMLLSPDQKVLTITRVLMEDDDLYSCVVENPISQGRSLPVKITVYRRSSLYIILSTGGIFLLVTLVTVCACWKPSRKSGSVSCWEKAEMGDKEASSAGPLPAPTARRLQSRERSGQGRTSADTLPRSGEQERKNPMALYILKDKDSPEPEENPAPEPRSATEPGPPGYSVSPAVPGRSPGLPSRSARRYPRSPARSPATGRTHTSPPRAPSSPGRSRSASRTLRTAGGVHLIREQDEAGPVEISA; via the exons atgaagagagaaagggaagccCTGTCCAGAGCCTTCAATGCCCTGCGCCTCACTCCTTTTCTCTACCTGCTTCTGATCCAGACAGGTAGGAGACCAGAGG AGCCCCTGGAGGCGGTGAACATCACCAGCCCGGTGCGCCTGATCCATGGCACAGTGGGGAAGGCGGCCCTGCTTTCTGTGCAGTACAGCAGCACCAGCAGTGACAAACCCGTTGTCAAGTGGCAGCTGAAGCGGGACAAGCCAGTGACCGTGGTTCAGTCCATCGGCACAGAGGTCATCGGTACCCTGCGGCCCGACTACCGAGACCGCATCCGCCTCTTTGAAAACGGCTCCCTGCTTCTCAGCGACCTGCAGCTGGCTGACGAGGGCACCTATGAGGTTGAGATCTCTATCACCGATGACACCTTCACTGGAGAGAAGACCATCAACCTCACTGTAGATG TGCCCATTTCGAGGCCCCAGGTGTTAGTGGCTTCGACCACGGTGCTGGAGCTCAGCGAGGCCTTTACCCTGAACTGCTCGCACGAGAACGGCACCAAGCCCAGCTACACATGGCTGAAGGACGGCAAGCCCCTCCTCAACGACTCGCGGATGCTCCTGTCCCCCGACCAAAAGGTGCTCACCATCACCCGCGTGCTCATGGAGGACGACGACCTGTACAGCTGTGTGGTGGAGAACCCCATCAGCCAGGGCCGCAGCCTGCCCGTCAAGATCACCGTATACA GAAGAAGCTCCCTCTACATAATCTTGTCCACAGGAGGCATCTTCCTCCTTGTGACCTTGGTGACAGTCTGTGCCTGCTGGAAACCGTCCAGAAAGTCTGG ATCAGTAAGCTGCTGGGAAAAGGCCGAAATGGGCGACAAGGAAGCCAGCTCTGCAGGGCCCCTTCCTGCACCAACTGCACGAAGActgcagagcagggagaggagcgGCCAAGGTAGGACCTCAG CAGACACCCTCCCACGGAGTGGAGAGCAGGAGCGGAAGAACCCCATGGCACTCTACATCCTGAAGGACAAG GACTCCCCGGAGCCCGAGGAGAACCCCGCCCCGGAGCCTCGGAGCGCGACTGAGCCCGGCCCGCCCGGCTACTCCGTGTCGCCTGCCGTGCCGGGCCGCTCGCCGGGGCTGCCCAGCCGCTCTGCCCGCCGCTATCCGCGCTCTCCAGCGCGCTCCCCTGCCACGGGCCGGACGCACACGTCGCCGCCCCGGGCCCCGAGCTCGCCCGGCCGCTCGCGCAGCGCCTCGCGCACACTGCGGACTGCGGGCGGCGTGCACCTGATCCGCGAGCAAGACGAGGCCGGCCCGGTGGAGATCAGCGCCTGA
- the HEPACAM gene encoding hepatocyte cell adhesion molecule isoform X8 translates to MKREREALSRAFNALRLTPFLYLLLIQTGRRPEEPLEAVNITSPVRLIHGTVGKAALLSVQYSSTSSDKPVVKWQLKRDKPVTVVQSIGTEVIGTLRPDYRDRIRLFENGSLLLSDLQLADEGTYEVEISITDDTFTGEKTINLTVDVPISRPQVLVASTTVLELSEAFTLNCSHENGTKPSYTWLKDGKPLLNDSRMLLSPDQKVLTITRVLMEDDDLYSCVVENPISQGRSLPVKITVYRRSSLYIILSTGGIFLLVTLVTVCACWKPSRKSGSVSCWEKAEMGDKEASSAGPLPAPTARRLQSRERSGQDTLPRSGEQERKNPMALYILKDKDSPEPEENPAPEPRSATEPGPPGYSVSPAVPGRSPGLPSRSARRYPRSPARSPATGRTHTSPPRAPSSPGRSRSASRTLRTAGGVHLIREQDEAGPVEISA, encoded by the exons atgaagagagaaagggaagccCTGTCCAGAGCCTTCAATGCCCTGCGCCTCACTCCTTTTCTCTACCTGCTTCTGATCCAGACAGGTAGGAGACCAGAGG AGCCCCTGGAGGCGGTGAACATCACCAGCCCGGTGCGCCTGATCCATGGCACAGTGGGGAAGGCGGCCCTGCTTTCTGTGCAGTACAGCAGCACCAGCAGTGACAAACCCGTTGTCAAGTGGCAGCTGAAGCGGGACAAGCCAGTGACCGTGGTTCAGTCCATCGGCACAGAGGTCATCGGTACCCTGCGGCCCGACTACCGAGACCGCATCCGCCTCTTTGAAAACGGCTCCCTGCTTCTCAGCGACCTGCAGCTGGCTGACGAGGGCACCTATGAGGTTGAGATCTCTATCACCGATGACACCTTCACTGGAGAGAAGACCATCAACCTCACTGTAGATG TGCCCATTTCGAGGCCCCAGGTGTTAGTGGCTTCGACCACGGTGCTGGAGCTCAGCGAGGCCTTTACCCTGAACTGCTCGCACGAGAACGGCACCAAGCCCAGCTACACATGGCTGAAGGACGGCAAGCCCCTCCTCAACGACTCGCGGATGCTCCTGTCCCCCGACCAAAAGGTGCTCACCATCACCCGCGTGCTCATGGAGGACGACGACCTGTACAGCTGTGTGGTGGAGAACCCCATCAGCCAGGGCCGCAGCCTGCCCGTCAAGATCACCGTATACA GAAGAAGCTCCCTCTACATAATCTTGTCCACAGGAGGCATCTTCCTCCTTGTGACCTTGGTGACAGTCTGTGCCTGCTGGAAACCGTCCAGAAAGTCTGG ATCAGTAAGCTGCTGGGAAAAGGCCGAAATGGGCGACAAGGAAGCCAGCTCTGCAGGGCCCCTTCCTGCACCAACTGCACGAAGActgcagagcagggagaggagcgGCCAAG ACACCCTCCCACGGAGTGGAGAGCAGGAGCGGAAGAACCCCATGGCACTCTACATCCTGAAGGACAAG GACTCCCCGGAGCCCGAGGAGAACCCCGCCCCGGAGCCTCGGAGCGCGACTGAGCCCGGCCCGCCCGGCTACTCCGTGTCGCCTGCCGTGCCGGGCCGCTCGCCGGGGCTGCCCAGCCGCTCTGCCCGCCGCTATCCGCGCTCTCCAGCGCGCTCCCCTGCCACGGGCCGGACGCACACGTCGCCGCCCCGGGCCCCGAGCTCGCCCGGCCGCTCGCGCAGCGCCTCGCGCACACTGCGGACTGCGGGCGGCGTGCACCTGATCCGCGAGCAAGACGAGGCCGGCCCGGTGGAGATCAGCGCCTGA
- the HEPACAM gene encoding hepatocyte cell adhesion molecule isoform X5, with amino-acid sequence MKREREALSRAFNALRLTPFLYLLLIQTGRRPEEPLEAVNITSPVRLIHGTVGKAALLSVQYSSTSSDKPVVKWQLKRDKPVTVVQSIGTEVIGTLRPDYRDRIRLFENGSLLLSDLQLADEGTYEVEISITDDTFTGEKTINLTVDVPISRPQVLVASTTVLELSEAFTLNCSHENGTKPSYTWLKDGKPLLNDSRMLLSPDQKVLTITRVLMEDDDLYSCVVENPISQGRSLPVKITVYRRSSLYIILSTGGIFLLVTLVTVCACWKPSRKSGKKRKLEKQNSLEYMDQNDDRLKAEGELPATHSPVPSSLRSVSCWEKAEMGDKEASSAGPLPAPTARRLQSRERSGQDTLPRSGEQERKNPMALYILKDKDSPEPEENPAPEPRSATEPGPPGYSVSPAVPGRSPGLPSRSARRYPRSPARSPATGRTHTSPPRAPSSPGRSRSASRTLRTAGGVHLIREQDEAGPVEISA; translated from the exons atgaagagagaaagggaagccCTGTCCAGAGCCTTCAATGCCCTGCGCCTCACTCCTTTTCTCTACCTGCTTCTGATCCAGACAGGTAGGAGACCAGAGG AGCCCCTGGAGGCGGTGAACATCACCAGCCCGGTGCGCCTGATCCATGGCACAGTGGGGAAGGCGGCCCTGCTTTCTGTGCAGTACAGCAGCACCAGCAGTGACAAACCCGTTGTCAAGTGGCAGCTGAAGCGGGACAAGCCAGTGACCGTGGTTCAGTCCATCGGCACAGAGGTCATCGGTACCCTGCGGCCCGACTACCGAGACCGCATCCGCCTCTTTGAAAACGGCTCCCTGCTTCTCAGCGACCTGCAGCTGGCTGACGAGGGCACCTATGAGGTTGAGATCTCTATCACCGATGACACCTTCACTGGAGAGAAGACCATCAACCTCACTGTAGATG TGCCCATTTCGAGGCCCCAGGTGTTAGTGGCTTCGACCACGGTGCTGGAGCTCAGCGAGGCCTTTACCCTGAACTGCTCGCACGAGAACGGCACCAAGCCCAGCTACACATGGCTGAAGGACGGCAAGCCCCTCCTCAACGACTCGCGGATGCTCCTGTCCCCCGACCAAAAGGTGCTCACCATCACCCGCGTGCTCATGGAGGACGACGACCTGTACAGCTGTGTGGTGGAGAACCCCATCAGCCAGGGCCGCAGCCTGCCCGTCAAGATCACCGTATACA GAAGAAGCTCCCTCTACATAATCTTGTCCACAGGAGGCATCTTCCTCCTTGTGACCTTGGTGACAGTCTGTGCCTGCTGGAAACCGTCCAGAAAGTCTGG gaagaagaggaagctgGAGAAGCAAAACTCCCTGGAATATATGGATCAGAATGATGACCGCCTGAAAGCAGAAGGTGAGCTCCCAGCCACGCACTCACCCGTCCCATCTTCACTCAGATCAGTAAGCTGCTGGGAAAAGGCCGAAATGGGCGACAAGGAAGCCAGCTCTGCAGGGCCCCTTCCTGCACCAACTGCACGAAGActgcagagcagggagaggagcgGCCAAG ACACCCTCCCACGGAGTGGAGAGCAGGAGCGGAAGAACCCCATGGCACTCTACATCCTGAAGGACAAG GACTCCCCGGAGCCCGAGGAGAACCCCGCCCCGGAGCCTCGGAGCGCGACTGAGCCCGGCCCGCCCGGCTACTCCGTGTCGCCTGCCGTGCCGGGCCGCTCGCCGGGGCTGCCCAGCCGCTCTGCCCGCCGCTATCCGCGCTCTCCAGCGCGCTCCCCTGCCACGGGCCGGACGCACACGTCGCCGCCCCGGGCCCCGAGCTCGCCCGGCCGCTCGCGCAGCGCCTCGCGCACACTGCGGACTGCGGGCGGCGTGCACCTGATCCGCGAGCAAGACGAGGCCGGCCCGGTGGAGATCAGCGCCTGA
- the HEPACAM gene encoding hepatocyte cell adhesion molecule isoform X1, whose protein sequence is MKREREALSRAFNALRLTPFLYLLLIQTGRRPEEPLEAVNITSPVRLIHGTVGKAALLSVQYSSTSSDKPVVKWQLKRDKPVTVVQSIGTEVIGTLRPDYRDRIRLFENGSLLLSDLQLADEGTYEVEISITDDTFTGEKTINLTVDVPISRPQVLVASTTVLELSEAFTLNCSHENGTKPSYTWLKDGKPLLNDSRMLLSPDQKVLTITRVLMEDDDLYSCVVENPISQGRSLPVKITVYRRSSLYIILSTGGIFLLVTLVTVCACWKPSRKSGKKRKLEKQNSLEYMDQNDDRLKAEGELPATHSPVPSSLRSVSCWEKAEMGDKEASSAGPLPAPTARRLQSRERSGQGRTSADTLPRSGEQERKNPMALYILKDKDSPEPEENPAPEPRSATEPGPPGYSVSPAVPGRSPGLPSRSARRYPRSPARSPATGRTHTSPPRAPSSPGRSRSASRTLRTAGGVHLIREQDEAGPVEISA, encoded by the exons atgaagagagaaagggaagccCTGTCCAGAGCCTTCAATGCCCTGCGCCTCACTCCTTTTCTCTACCTGCTTCTGATCCAGACAGGTAGGAGACCAGAGG AGCCCCTGGAGGCGGTGAACATCACCAGCCCGGTGCGCCTGATCCATGGCACAGTGGGGAAGGCGGCCCTGCTTTCTGTGCAGTACAGCAGCACCAGCAGTGACAAACCCGTTGTCAAGTGGCAGCTGAAGCGGGACAAGCCAGTGACCGTGGTTCAGTCCATCGGCACAGAGGTCATCGGTACCCTGCGGCCCGACTACCGAGACCGCATCCGCCTCTTTGAAAACGGCTCCCTGCTTCTCAGCGACCTGCAGCTGGCTGACGAGGGCACCTATGAGGTTGAGATCTCTATCACCGATGACACCTTCACTGGAGAGAAGACCATCAACCTCACTGTAGATG TGCCCATTTCGAGGCCCCAGGTGTTAGTGGCTTCGACCACGGTGCTGGAGCTCAGCGAGGCCTTTACCCTGAACTGCTCGCACGAGAACGGCACCAAGCCCAGCTACACATGGCTGAAGGACGGCAAGCCCCTCCTCAACGACTCGCGGATGCTCCTGTCCCCCGACCAAAAGGTGCTCACCATCACCCGCGTGCTCATGGAGGACGACGACCTGTACAGCTGTGTGGTGGAGAACCCCATCAGCCAGGGCCGCAGCCTGCCCGTCAAGATCACCGTATACA GAAGAAGCTCCCTCTACATAATCTTGTCCACAGGAGGCATCTTCCTCCTTGTGACCTTGGTGACAGTCTGTGCCTGCTGGAAACCGTCCAGAAAGTCTGG gaagaagaggaagctgGAGAAGCAAAACTCCCTGGAATATATGGATCAGAATGATGACCGCCTGAAAGCAGAAGGTGAGCTCCCAGCCACGCACTCACCCGTCCCATCTTCACTCAGATCAGTAAGCTGCTGGGAAAAGGCCGAAATGGGCGACAAGGAAGCCAGCTCTGCAGGGCCCCTTCCTGCACCAACTGCACGAAGActgcagagcagggagaggagcgGCCAAGGTAGGACCTCAG CAGACACCCTCCCACGGAGTGGAGAGCAGGAGCGGAAGAACCCCATGGCACTCTACATCCTGAAGGACAAG GACTCCCCGGAGCCCGAGGAGAACCCCGCCCCGGAGCCTCGGAGCGCGACTGAGCCCGGCCCGCCCGGCTACTCCGTGTCGCCTGCCGTGCCGGGCCGCTCGCCGGGGCTGCCCAGCCGCTCTGCCCGCCGCTATCCGCGCTCTCCAGCGCGCTCCCCTGCCACGGGCCGGACGCACACGTCGCCGCCCCGGGCCCCGAGCTCGCCCGGCCGCTCGCGCAGCGCCTCGCGCACACTGCGGACTGCGGGCGGCGTGCACCTGATCCGCGAGCAAGACGAGGCCGGCCCGGTGGAGATCAGCGCCTGA